One window from the genome of Candidatus Kryptoniota bacterium encodes:
- a CDS encoding rhomboid family intramembrane serine protease — protein MSYNTNYSGYYTPPSSFRFFPKGMKFLLVSNVVIFLFQLFLELGFRIGDFVLYDFFFRVFALYPLGNGFLVWQLVTYMFLHGGFFHIFFNMLALWFFGVELENIWGTKRFLTYYFLCGVGAGISNLVITPLFTTPEPTIGASGAIYGVLLAFGMLFPDAPVFVYFLFPIKAKYFVSIFIAIELWTGVTGAQGGIAHFAHLGGALVGFIYLLVYRRSIPAFDRLSDFLKRSGRNLGNSFKRQGKTYGDKTVISDVRYRDVGQRRKPDKDVDQSRLDEILDKISASGYDSLSEEEKNILFKASKKLN, from the coding sequence ATGAGTTATAACACGAATTATTCGGGCTATTACACGCCTCCGTCCAGTTTCAGATTTTTCCCGAAAGGGATGAAGTTCCTCCTCGTGTCGAATGTCGTCATATTCCTGTTTCAACTTTTCCTGGAACTCGGATTTCGGATTGGTGACTTTGTCCTCTATGATTTCTTCTTCAGAGTTTTCGCGCTGTACCCGCTGGGCAATGGGTTTCTTGTATGGCAGCTCGTCACTTATATGTTCCTCCACGGCGGTTTCTTCCACATTTTCTTCAACATGCTCGCCTTGTGGTTTTTCGGCGTCGAGCTTGAAAATATATGGGGCACAAAGAGATTTCTTACGTACTATTTTCTTTGCGGTGTCGGTGCAGGTATTTCGAACCTGGTGATCACGCCGTTGTTCACTACGCCCGAGCCCACAATCGGAGCTTCAGGAGCGATATACGGGGTACTCCTCGCGTTTGGCATGCTCTTTCCCGACGCACCGGTCTTTGTCTATTTCCTCTTCCCGATAAAAGCAAAATATTTTGTTTCGATTTTCATCGCGATAGAATTGTGGACCGGGGTAACCGGTGCGCAGGGCGGTATTGCTCACTTTGCTCACCTGGGAGGGGCCCTTGTCGGATTCATCTATCTTCTGGTTTATCGCAGATCGATTCCGGCGTTCGACAGGCTCTCCGATTTCCTGAAGCGATCGGGTAGGAATCTCGGAAACAGCTTCAAGAGGCAGGGGAAGACTTACGGCGACAAAACGGTAATTTCAGATGTCAGGTACCGGGATGTGGGCCAGCGACGCAAACCTGATAAGGATGTGGATCAATCCAGACTGGACGAGATACTCGACAAGATCAGCGCGTCTGGTTACGACTCGCTTTCGGAAGAGGAAAAGAATATTTTGTTTAAGGCGAGCAAGAAACTAAATTGA